Proteins from a single region of Pyrus communis chromosome 6, drPyrComm1.1, whole genome shotgun sequence:
- the LOC137737004 gene encoding leucine-rich repeat protein 1-like isoform X1: MAIWVLLFHLVTVALVLLSPTTANLEGDALFALRQAVKDPNSVLQSWDPTLVDPCTWFHVTCDGDNRVTRLDLGNANLSGSLVPELGKLERLQYLELYMNNLMGSLPKQLGGLKSLVSLDLYHNNFSGTIPPSLSNLSNLKFLRLNGNRLTGRIPRELTKLQSLKILDVSNNDLCGTFPTSGSFSQLSEESFKNNPRLEGPELMGFVRYDSTRGSCK; encoded by the exons ATGGCGATCTGGGTTTTGCTGTTTCATCTTGTTACTGTTGCTCTTGTTCTACTGTCACCCACAACTGCAAACCTAGAag GAGATGCTTTGTTTGCTTTGAGACAAGCAGTGAAGGATCCGAATAGTGTTCTGCAGAGCTGGGATCCGACCTTGGTTGATCCCTGCACTTGGTTTCATGTCACCTGCGACGGCGACAATCGGGTTACTCGACT AGACCTTGGAAATGCGAACCTGTCGGGCAGTCTCGTACCCGAGTTGGGGAAGCTCGAGCGCCTTCAGTATCT GGAATTGTACATGAACAACTTGATGGGATCTCTACCAAAACAGCTTGGAGGATTGAAGAGCCTTGTGAGCTTGGATCTCTACCACAATAACTTCTCTGGGACCATCCCACCCTCCCTCTCCAACCTCTCCAATCTCAAATTCTT GAGACTGAATGGTAACAGACTGACTGGAAGAATACCTAGAGAGCTTACCAAACTTCAAAGCCTCAAGATACT TGATGTATCCAACAACGATTTGTGTGGTACTTTCCCAACCTCAGGCTCCTTCTCCCAGTTATCTGAAGAAAG TTTCAAGAATAACCCAAGATTGGAAGGACCAGAACTGATGGGATTTGTGAGATATGATAGTACCAGAGGAAGCTGCAAATGA
- the LOC137737004 gene encoding leucine-rich repeat protein 1-like isoform X2, which produces MQNKFNCLSLLSPTTANLEGDALFALRQAVKDPNSVLQSWDPTLVDPCTWFHVTCDGDNRVTRLDLGNANLSGSLVPELGKLERLQYLELYMNNLMGSLPKQLGGLKSLVSLDLYHNNFSGTIPPSLSNLSNLKFLRLNGNRLTGRIPRELTKLQSLKILDVSNNDLCGTFPTSGSFSQLSEESFKNNPRLEGPELMGFVRYDSTRGSCK; this is translated from the exons atgcaaaacaaatTTAACTGTTTAAGTCTACTGTCACCCACAACTGCAAACCTAGAag GAGATGCTTTGTTTGCTTTGAGACAAGCAGTGAAGGATCCGAATAGTGTTCTGCAGAGCTGGGATCCGACCTTGGTTGATCCCTGCACTTGGTTTCATGTCACCTGCGACGGCGACAATCGGGTTACTCGACT AGACCTTGGAAATGCGAACCTGTCGGGCAGTCTCGTACCCGAGTTGGGGAAGCTCGAGCGCCTTCAGTATCT GGAATTGTACATGAACAACTTGATGGGATCTCTACCAAAACAGCTTGGAGGATTGAAGAGCCTTGTGAGCTTGGATCTCTACCACAATAACTTCTCTGGGACCATCCCACCCTCCCTCTCCAACCTCTCCAATCTCAAATTCTT GAGACTGAATGGTAACAGACTGACTGGAAGAATACCTAGAGAGCTTACCAAACTTCAAAGCCTCAAGATACT TGATGTATCCAACAACGATTTGTGTGGTACTTTCCCAACCTCAGGCTCCTTCTCCCAGTTATCTGAAGAAAG TTTCAAGAATAACCCAAGATTGGAAGGACCAGAACTGATGGGATTTGTGAGATATGATAGTACCAGAGGAAGCTGCAAATGA
- the LOC137737003 gene encoding uncharacterized protein At2g33490-like, with the protein MKTSLRRLRGFALHKHDAKDRRDLRPLPQLDELAQASQDMHDMRDCYDSLLSAAAATANSAYEFSESLREMGSCLLQKTALNDDEESGSVLLKLGKLQYELHKLVDSYRSHIFQTIAVPSESLLNELQTVEEMKQQCDEKRDVYDFMIKRYKEKGRSRGGGKRESFSMQQIQLARDEYDEEATLFVFRLKSLKQGQSRSLLTQAARHHAAQLSFFKKALRSVESVEPHVKLVTEKKHIDYEFHGLHDEGDGDNDDDENDDDDSIDVNDDGELSFDFGQQDQDQDVSTSRNSMELDQADITFPRLPQVEALKDRLRRNSFSFQGRGVSQSAPLFPETNLGRADKMRHRQTSFSRKFHSYVLPTPIDKSPVSTGSGMPVPHTVQTTLSERTQNLWHSSPLRPGNQKTGEKKIAGTNFIDVQSVLKESNNNIAPHRLPPPLTGQVLFSGQDPLVATDFKKIKRQAFSGPLTSKPWASKPVPSDHHPMFSGPILRNPGSQPLSTSPKVSPNASPTFMSSPKISELHELPRPPVASKASRPAGLVGHSAPLVPRLKMQSATNKPVVSPKAAPLPKPPRVLARSYSIPTRDHTAMEFHVTEPQEASPIPEVPDNSPPLTPITLPNTAKPPSPSSEIVTLAVQFRGGD; encoded by the exons ATGAAAACCTCTCTCAGAAGGCTGCGAGGTTTCGCCCTTCACAAGCACGATGCCAAGGACCGGAGAGATCTCCGCCCGCTGCCGCAATTGGACGAGCTCGCCCAGGCTTCTCAG GATATGCACGATATGAGGGACTGCTATGACAGCTTACTTTCTGCCGCTGCCGCCACGGCTAATAGCGCTTATg AGTTTTCGGAGTCGCTGCGGGAAATGGGTTCTTGTCTTCTTCAGAAAACTGCACTAAATGATGATGAAGAAAGTG GTTCAGTTCTGCTGAAGCTAGGGAAACTGCAATATGAACTCCATAAACTCGTTGATAGCTAT CGCTCTCATATATTCCAGACAATTGCAGTTCCATCAGAATCTCTTCTGAATGAACTTCAAACAGTTGAG GAGATGAAGCAACAATGTGATGAAAAAAG GGATGTATATGATTTTATGATAAAGAGATACAAAGAAAAAGGGAGGTCAAGAGGTGGtgggaagagagagagcttttctATGCAGCAAATACAATTGGCTCGCGATGAATATGATGAGGAGGCTACATTATTTGTTTTCCGGTTGAAATCTCTGAAGCAAGGACAATCTCGTAGTCTTCTCACGCAGGCAGCTCGCCATCATGCTGctcag TTGTCCTTCTTCAAGAAAGCACTTAGGTCTGTTGAGTCAGTAGAACCACATGTGAAACTGGTAACTGAGAAGAAGCATATTGATTACGAGTTCCATGGGCTACATGATGAAGGGGATGGTGACAATGATGACGATGAGAATGATGACGATGATAGCATTGATGTGAATGATGATGGAGAATTGAGCTTTGACTTTGGACAACAGGATCAAGATCAAGATGTTTCTACTTCAAGAAACTCAATGGAG TTGGATCAGGCAGACATTACCTTTCCCAGATTACCGCAGGTGGAAGCTCTCAAG GACAGACTCCGCAGGAATTCGTTTTCATTTCAGGGTAGAGGAGTCAGCCAATCAGCTCCGCTGTTTCCTGAAACTAATTTAGGTCGAGCCGATAAAATGAGACATAGGCAGACATCATTTTCACGGAAGTTCCACTCATATGTACTACCGACACCAATTGATAAGAGTCCAGTTTCTACTGGATCAGGTATGCCAGTGCCCCACACTGTACAGACAACTTTAAGTGAGCGAACACAGAATTTGTGGCATTCGTCACCCTTGAGACCGGGGAATCAAAAGACGGGAGAGAAGAAAATTGCTGGAACCAATTTTATAGATGTGCAGTCAGTACTCAAAGAGAGCAACAATAATATTGCACCACATCGATTACCCCCTCCTCTCACAGGTCAGGTTTTGTTTTCGGGGCAGGATCCACTGGTTGCTACtgactttaaaaaaataaaaaggcaagCATTCTCAGGTCCATTGACAAGTAAGCCTTGGGCTTCTAAACCTGTCCCCTCGGACCATCACCCAATGTTTTCTGGACCTATTTTGCGAAATCCAGGGTCTCAACCTCTGTCAACTTCACCTAAAGTATCTCCAAATGCTTCGCCTACTTTTATGTCCTCTCCTAAAATAAGTGAACTTCATGAGCTTCCTAGGCCACCTGTAGCCTCCAAGGCTTCAAGACCTGCGGGTCTAGTTGGTCATTCAGCTCCCTTGGTGCCCAGACTTAAAATGCAATCTGCGACAAATAAACCAGTGGTGTCACCGAAAGCAGCTCCTCTGCCCAAACCTCCTCGGGTCCTTGCTCGTAGTTACTCTATACCTACAAGGGATCATACAGCGATGGAGTTCCATGTAACTGAACCACAGGAAGCTTCCCCCATTCCTGAAGTGCCAGACAATTCACCTCCTTTGACGCCAATAACCTTACCTAACACAGCCAAGCCACCGTCACCCAGCTCTGAGATTGTCACACTGGCTGTTCAATTCAGAG GCGGAGATTGA